A genomic region of Elaeis guineensis isolate ETL-2024a chromosome 9, EG11, whole genome shotgun sequence contains the following coding sequences:
- the LOC105051444 gene encoding calcium-dependent protein kinase 29 yields MGNCCSAPSNNKKPRNLRCLSPISTVDDDKGRPITPITVLPDSKAATDLPLRYELGKELGRGEFGVTRRCTDTKTGEVLACKSISKRKLRTCVDVEDVRREVEIMRGLPAHPNIVQLRDAFEDKEAVHLVMEVCEGGELFDRIIARGHYTERAAATVMRTIMEVVQHCHKNGVIHRDLKPENFLFANQSENAPLKAIDFGLSVFFKPGESFNEIVGSPYYMAPEVLKRNYGPQVDVWSAGVILYILLCGVPPFWAETDEGIAQSIIRSVINLEREPWSKVSQNAKDLVRSMLDPNPYTRLTVQEVLRHPWLQNTKQAPDIPLGEAVRSRLNQFSVMNKFKKKALIVVAEHLPVEEVADIKQMFHMMDINKKGKLTLDELKNGFNLTGHHMPEKDIDMLMEAADIDGNGHLNCEEFVTVCIHLKKIRSEEHLPKAFKHFDKDGSGYIEIDELREALGGDELDANDQVILDIISDVDKDKDGRISYEEFEMMMKAGTDWRNASRQYSRAVFNTLSLKMFKDGSLKKGI; encoded by the exons ATGGGCAACTGCTGCTCCGCCCCCTCCAACAACAAGAAACCCCGCAACCTCCGCTGCCTCTCGCCCATCTCCACCGTCGACGACGACAAGGGCAGGCCCATAACTCCCATCACCGTCCTCCCTGACTCCAAGGCGGCCACCGACCTCCCCCTCCGGTACGAGCTCGGGAAGGAGCTCGGCCGTGGCGAGTTCGGGGTGACGCGGCGCTGCACCGACACCAAGACCGGGGAGGTGCTCGCCTGCAAGTCCATCTCCAAGCGGAAGCTGCGGACGTGCGTCGACGTCGAGGACGTGCGGCGCGAGGTCGAGATCATGCGCGGCCTCCCGGCGCACCCCAACATCGTGCAGCTGCGGGATGCGTTCGAGGACAAGGAGGCCGTGCACCTCGTCATGGAGGTGTGCGAGGGCGGGGAGCTCTTCGACCGCATCATCGCCAGAGGCCACTACACAGAGCGCGCTGCGGCCACCGTCATGCGGACCATCATGGAGGTTGTTCAG CATTGCCATAAGAATGGTGTAATCCATCGGGACCTCAAGCCAGAGAATTTCTTGTTTGCAAATCAATCTGAAAATGCTCCACTGAAGGCAATCGATTTTGGGCTCTCTGTATTCTTCAAGCCTG GTGAAAGTTTCAATGAAATAGTTGGCAGTCCATATTACATGGCCCCAGAAGTCCTGAAGCGGAACTATGGGCCTCAAGTAGATGTATGGAGTGCGGGGGTTATTCTCTATATCTTACTGTGTGGTGTCCCGCCTTTTTGGGCGG AAACTGATGAAGGAATTGCGCAGTCAATTATCCGGTCGGTTATTAATCTTGAAAGGGAGCCATGGTCTAAAGTATCTCAAAATGCGAAGGATCTTGTGAGAAGCATGCTCGATCCAAATCCCTACACTAGGTTGACTGTTCAAGAAGTTCTTA GACACCCTTGGCTGCAGAATACCAAGCAAGCTCCGGATATTCCCCTTGGAGAAGCTGTCAGATCAAGGCTTAATCAGTTCTCAGTCATGAACAAGTTCAAGAAGAAAGCATTAATA GTGGTGGCCGAACACTTACCAGTGGAGGAAGTAGCTGATATTAAGCAAATGTTTCACATGATGGATATCAACAAGAAAGGGAAGTTGACACTTGATGAACTTAAAAATGGTTTCAACTTAACTGGACACCATATGCCAGAAAAGGATATTGACATGTTAATGGAAGCG GCAGACATAGATGGAAATGGTCACCTGAACTGTGAGGAGTTTGTGACAGTATGCATCCACTTGAAGAAGATCCGCAGCGAGGAACACCTTCCAAAAGCATTCAAACACTTCGACAAGGATGGAAGTGGatatattgaaattgatgagtTGAGAGAAGCTTTAGGAGGAGATGAACTCGATGCTAATGACCAAGTAATCTTGGATATCATATCCGATGTTGACAAGGACAAG GACGGCCGAATAAGCTatgaagaatttgaaatgatgatgaaAGCGGGAACAGACTGGAGGAATGCGTCACGCCAGTACTCACGAGCAGTGTTCAACACCCTCAGTCTTAAAATGTTTAAAGATGGATCCTTGAAAAAAGGAATATAA